From one Babesia bovis T2Bo chromosome 3, whole genome shotgun sequence genomic stretch:
- a CDS encoding ThiF family protein, which produces MKNKLAYSTRSIRAGRWLIAILCILATSLWSIPSVNAGRWTVNRLHRIGLFASISSNGSQVESTSHINNVRYDTYDNKISRLSLVITESGIKRLQMSKVLIVGSTPVASNIATHLIRAGVGTIYVVDDDVYNAKNMVENVLILHPNSNIQVLDTEPDHIEHVFDAIVFVNQPLQTAIKVNQASRDSTKFVYVVSKGVYGMILSDFGDVHPVYKRSDEDNTEYQGTVTSAGKQSYIEVEIKEKDYDEPYSPRDTVNLSMPKYIMNPENPQDELHDTVTIYAKVQNVERKDANKIKMLVDADLSPFNDGSFSIKKVEDMSEFRFVPIKSLVNKLMKQPPGWREYLTRLFTRKMYMPEQLIISPGVKMFSDDHLCTIFGALTESSIGTPSSSNCRTGNSNHAKSTAIANSNVQSQDPYVILDVLKNVNVPAVITLIGSLAAQEVIKGLTSIFTPADLIVVDRSDIFPNKGLGMYIEDAQKHLDIVKEAEYLMVGVGALGCEYLKILEAMGVEHLTAMDNDSVDVSNLTRQSLFTDADVGLNKATAALQNLRKVSKKDLDNFVAKNAAFTENFHMEGNSNHKNLVLLSAVDNVHTRLLMDNYAVEQSHIFVEAGIHGMQCSTSITAPFLTEPYAATMGTDSVTDAPMSCSVKGIPKTTEDTVFHAVELFSWIFYQQHRLYTKFIQNPVETLKRALEHSPEYFCNVANSLLDNANLVTGITDTKDWATQTYEKYFNIPFPLKDSLIEAMSSIKKRTMTKSEQTMYEDMGNVENIKQSFIALGKSYFEKHHMMDQVVPLNKCMDAIERLCQSPSIKNVLERGINVELNALTFDENMKDDCMFLYAASNIRAHKFGLNQKDMASVIKVAKGIIPAISTTVGVAASMAILELYKALYLMENNTIECEKRHDDIDPYFGHIKSKALKEIHKRDNVTIIIEGSDVKCYNYNNLVALLKLVKYKTKRELVKGMVNNYFNLGILTYVSNDVEPAEVIEITSKNAILSGQMFSLWDHIVINDSPLNSVIIGPTQSPYNLKRTHITIADLADVLEKLFDVTIEVMYASGRILDLSEDNRNQTIQEALQLKNSAIIQLKARDNETSQIINIPNLKYTLN; this is translated from the exons ATGAAAAACAAATTAGCGTATTCAACGCGCAGTATACGTGCAGGAAGATGGCTCATAGCGATTTTGTGTATCCTAGCAACATCGCTATGGAGCATTCCTTCGGTGAATGCTGGGCGTTGGACAGTCAACCGGCTCCACAGAATCGGTCTATTTGCCAGTATATCATCTAATGGCAGCCAGGTGGAGTCAACATCGCATATAAATAATGTACGATATGACACCTACGataataaaatatcaaGGCTGTCATTAGTCATCACCGAAAGTGGAATAAAACGATTACAAATGTCAAAAGTACTCATTGTAGGCTCAACACCCGTAGCTTCTAATATTGCTACCCACCTTATAAGAGCAGGGGTTGGAACCATTTATGTTGTCGACGATGATGTCTACAACGCCAAGAATATGGTAGAAAACGTACTGATACTACACCCAAATTCTAATATACAAGTACTGGATACTGAGCCAGATCATATAGAACATGTCTTTGATGCAATTGTATTCGTTAATCAACCATTGCAAACGGCTATAAAAGTGAATCAAGCTTCACGAGACAGCACCAAGTTTGTTTACGTTGTCTCAAAAGGAGTATATGGTATGATACTCTCAGACTTTGGTGATGTACATCCTGTATACAAGAGGTCAGATGAAGATAATACTGAATATCAGGGAACGGTAACATCCGCCGGAAAACAATCATACATAGAAGTAGAGATAAAGGAAAAGGATTATGATGAACCATATAGTCCAAGAGATACCGTCAACTTGTCAATGCCAAAATACATCATGAACCCTGAAAATCCGCAAGATGAATTGCATGACACCGTAACAATTTATGCCAAAGTGCAAAATGTGGAACGAAAAGATGCAAATAAGATTAAAATGCTAGTGGATGCTGATTTGAGTCCGTTTAATGACGGAAGCTTCTCTATTAAAAAGGTAGAAGACATGAGTGAATTTAGATTCGTGCCTATAAAATCATTGGTCAATAAACTAATGAAACAACCACCAGGATGGAGAGAGTATCTGACCCGATTGTTTACTAGGAAAATGTATATGCCAGAACAATTAATAATATCACCTGGTGTTAAAATGTTTTCGGACGATCACCTTTGTACTATCTTTGGAGCACTGACCGAATCATCTATCGGTACCCCGTCGTCGTCTAATTGCCGAACGGGAAATTCTAATCATGCGAAATCTACAGCTATTGCCAATTCGAATGTACAGTCTCAAGATCCATACGTTATATTGGATGTGCTGAAGAATGTAAATGTCCCAGCTGTAATTACACTCATCG GCTCCCTCGCTGCTCAAGAAGTAATTAAAGGTTTAACATCAATATTCACGCCAGCGGATCTCATTGTGGTTGACAGGAGTGATATATTCCCCAATAAAGGCCTAGGCATGTATATTGAGGATGCTCAAAAACATCTCGATATTGTAAAAGAAGCTGAATACTTAATGGTAGGAGTAGGAGCATTAGGGTGTGAATACCTAAAAATACTAGAAGCAATGGGTGTGGAACATTTAACGGCCATGGATAACGATTCAGTTGATGTGTCCAATCTAACCAGACAAAGTCTCTTTACCGATGCGGACGTGGGTCTTAACAAGGCCACTGCAGCATTGCAAAACCTAAGGAAAGTTTCAAAAAAAGATCTCGACAACTTTGTAGCCAAAAATGCCGCCTTTACAGAAAATTTCCATATGGAAGGAAATAGCAATCACAAGAATCTAGTTTTACTATCCGCAGTTGATAACGTTCACACACGATTGTTGATGGATAATTATGCCGTTGAACAATCGCATATATTTGTCGAGGCAGGAATACACGGTATGCAGTGCAGCACATCAATAACCGCGCCATTTTTAACAGAACCGTACGCAGCAACAATGGGAACAGATAGTGTAACAGATGCACCAATGAGCTGCTCTGTAAAAGGAATACCGAAAACCACTGAAGATACAGTATTCCATGCTGTTGAATTGTTTTCGTGGATATTTTACCAGCAGCACCGTTTATACACCAAGTTCATACAAAACCCTGTGGAGACACTGAAGAGAGCTCTGGAGCATTCTCCGGAATACTTTTGTAATGTAGCAAATTCACTTCTAGACAATGCGAACCTGGTAACCGGTATTACGGATACAAAGGATTGGGCAACTCAGACTTACGAAAAATACTTCAATATACCTTTCCCATTGAAAGACTCATTAATTGAAGCGATGAGCTCAATTAAAAAAAGAACTATGACTAAATCGGAACAAACAATGTACGAAGATATGGGTAATGTAGAAAATATAAAGCAGTCGTTCATTGCATTAGGGAAATCGTATTTTGAAAAGCATCATATGATGGATCAAGTTGTTCCTTTAAACAAGTGTATGGATGCCATAGAAAGGCTGTGTCAATCTCCTTCAATCAAAAATGTCTTGGAAAGAGGAATTAACGTAGAATTAAATGCATTGACCTTTGACGAGAATATGAAAGATGATTGTATGTTTCTGTATGCAGCAAGTAATATTAGAGCACACAAATTTGGGTTAAACCAAAAAGACATGGCATCAGTGATAAAAGTGGCCAAAGGAATCATCCCAGCCATTTCAACAACAGTAGGAGTAGCGGCGTCAATGGCCATTTTAGAACTCTACAAAGCCTTATATTTGATGGAAAACAATACTATAGAATGCGAAAAACGGCATGATGATATTGATCCATATTTTGGCCATATTAAGAGTAAAGCACTCAAGGAAATTCATAAAAGGGACAATGTAACCATCATCATAGAAGGAAGCGATGTAAAGTGTTATAATTACAACAACTTGGTAGCGCTCCTAAAGTTAGTcaaatataaaacaaaaagAGAGCTTGTCAAAGGAATGGTCAACAACTATTTCAATTTAGGAATCTTGACATATGTTTCAAATGATGTTGAACCAGCAGAAGTTATTGAAATTACAAGTAAAAATGCAATTCTAAGTGGGCAGATGTTCTCCCTCTGGGACCATATAGTAATTAATGATTCACCGTTGAATAGTGTCATCATTGGGCCAACACAATCTCCTTACAACTTGAAAAGAACGCATATCACTATTGCGGACCTTGCGGATGTATTAGAAAAGCTTTTTGATGTTACTATAGAAGTAATGTATGCATCCGGTCGTATTTTGGATCTGTCCGAGGATAATAGAAATCAAACTATACAAGAAGCATTGCAACTGAAAAACTCCGCTATTATACAACTTAAAGCACGAGACAATGAAACGTCGcaaataataaacataccaaatCTAAAGTACACTTTAAATTGA
- a CDS encoding DEAD/DEAH box helicase family protein, protein MEGDTTVNDATSIDKDKWTLENVNDMQFKLIAHKKQAKKRKVEHNDAKECDENKEVLLVHDEKTVGMSFKDLGVPEWLIQLASAVSIKAPTKIQELCLPAAFSGHNVIGCAQTGTGKTICFCWPILVALAKNPYGVFGLVLTGSRELAFQIGDQFNVFGVQMNIRICVCVGGDDFVEQSLQLEARPHVVIATPGRLAYQVDIKERNIANVFKKVKYLVFDEADKLLHSEFEEPLQQILKCLPTTNDGRITYLFSATITKAIQELSKSFKGTQFHMFDVTKGQEEQFHELDLKQNYLFLPENVHLPYLVHLLQTQLLERETDQGIIFTATKKKCQLTAVALEYLDFKVTCIHSLMKQRKRNACLAKFRTGVSKILVATDLIARGIDIQAVSFVVNLDFPRTTEDYIHRVGRTARSKSTGIAISFVDEFDIEKLKTVEKAANIKLEKLEVDDAQAVKLLNKVSMATQRAQIYLQENNYFQNK, encoded by the coding sequence ATGGAAGGTGATACTACAGTAAATGATGCTACTTCTATAGATAAGGATAAATGGACCCTAGAAAATGTTAATGACATGCAATTTAAGCTAATAGCACATAAAAAGCAAGCTAAAAAAAGAAAGGTTGAACATAATGATGCCAAGGAATGTGATGAAAATAAAGAAGTACTACTAGTACATGATGAAAAAACTGTTGGCATGTCATTCAAGGATTTGGGTGTCCCGGAATGGTTAATACAATTGGCATCCGCCGTCAGTATCAAGGCACCAACAAAAATCCAAGAGTTGTGTCTACCAGCCGCATTCAGTGGACATAATGTGATCGGTTGTGCACAAACCGGTACTGGTAAAACCATATGCTTCTGCTGGCCTATACTAGTAGCATTGGCGAAAAACCCATATGGAGTTTTTGGACTGGTACTCACGGGATCCAGGGAACTTGCATTCCAAATAGGAGACCAGTTCAACGTCTTTGGAGTACAAATGAATATAAGAATATGCGTATGTGTAGGAGGCGATGACTTCGTGGAGCAGTCGCTGCAATTAGAAGCACGACCACACGTAGTAATAGCTACACCAGGAAGGTTAGCATACCAAGTGGATATCAAAGAGcgtaatatcgcaaatgtATTCAAAAAAGTAAAATATCTAGTTTTCGACGAGGCAGATAAGCTATTGCATAGCGAATTCGAAGAGCCTCTACAACAGATTTTAAAGTGTCTACCCACCACAAATGATGGAAGAATTACGTACCTCTTCTCAGCTACAATAACAAAGGCTATACAAGAGCTCTCTAAATCGTTCAAGGGTACGCAATTCCACATGTTTGACGTAACTAAAGGGCAAGAAGAACAATTCCATGAATTGGATCTAAAGCAAAATTACCTCTTCCTACCAGAAAATGTACACCTGCCGTACCTAGTCCATCTACTGCAAACGCAACTCTTGGAAAGGGAAACCGATCAAGGAATAATCTTTACAGCTACCAAGAAAAAATGCCAATTGACAGCAGTTGCTCTGGAATATTTAGATTTCAAAGTAACATGTATACATTCATTGATGAAACAGAGAAAAAGAAACGCATGCCTGGCTAAGTTCCGAACCGGGGTGTCAAAAATACTAGTAGCAACAGATCTAATCGCCAGAGGTATAGATATACAGGCAGTATCATTCGTAGTCAACCTAGACTTCCCAAGGACTACAGAAGATTATATCCATAGAGTAGGTAGAACAGCAAGGTCAAAAAGCACGGGAATTGCAATATCATTCGTAGATGAATTTGATATCGAAAAATTAAAGACAGTGGAAAAAGCAGCAAACATAAAGTTAGAAAAACTAGAAGTTGACGATGCGCAGGCAGTGAAACTACTTAACAAAGTCTCGATGGCCACTCAAAGAGCCCAGATATACCTACAGGAAAATAACTACTTTCAAAATAAATAA
- a CDS encoding putative Eukaryotic translation initiation factor 6 → MAIRTQYENSNEVGVFATLTNSYALVSLGSSCNFASVFEAELMPQIPVVQTTIGGTRVVGSVTVGNRKGLLVSSICTDTELRHLRNSLPDSVEIRRIDDRLSALGNVITCNDYVGLIHVDIDRETEEIVEDVLGIEVFRASIAGNVLIGSYCRFQNKGGLVHVKTTTDEMEELSQLLQIPLTSGTVNRGSDVIGGGLIANDWVAFCGMSTTATEIATIERIFQLSRPKEFDPSVSNSHTLRNALIDTLI, encoded by the exons ATGGCGATAC gtACACAGTATGAAAACAGCAACGAGGTTGGTGTATTTGCTACTCTTACCAACTCGTATGCTTTGGTATCTTTAGGTAGTTCTTGTAACTTTGCCAGTGTGTTTGAGGCGGAGTTGATGCCACAGATCCCTGTGGTTCAGACTACCATTGGTGGCACCCGTGTTGTTGGGAGTGTTACTGtag GTAACCGTAAGGGTCTTTTAGTATCTAGTATTTGCACTGACACTGAGCTTCGTCATTTGCGCAATTCTCTTCCTGATTCTGTTGAGATCCGTCGTATAGACGACCGTTTATCAGCTTTGGGCAATGTCATAACTTGCAATGATTATGTTGGTTTGATTCACGTTGACATTGACCGAGAGACTGAGGAGATTGTTGAGGATGTGCTTGGTATTGAGGTATTTCGTGCCTCTATCGCAGGGAATGTTTTGATTGGCAGTTACTGCCGCTTTCAAAACAAGGGTGGTTTAGTTCACGTTAAGACCACTACTGATGAGATGGAAGAGTTATCTCAGCTTCTTCAAATACCGTTGACATCTGGGACTGTAAATCGGGGTTCAGATGTAATTGGTGGTG GTTTGATTGCTAATGACTGGGTAGCCTTCTGTGGCATGTCTACTACTGCAACTGAGATTGCTACTATTGAGCGTATATTCCAGTTATCTCGGCCTAAAGAGTTTGATCCATCTGTTTCTAACTCCCACACGCTTCGCAACGCTTTGATCGACACCTTGATTTAA
- a CDS encoding Spherical Body Protein 2 truncated copy 6 (SBP2): protein MEVARRNNGFRKVAKWIAGALVVAGAATGGVDGGLLSFVKNAVLGNKEATTFDPDHIGFVSSTGKTYTNEDIAKLVDPTFVYDQYVESIENDSAMDEEFQRRMDAKRYSMWLIDEIVQRLPEDLANEAAPYVSFDSMPEDLAARVNQQVYDAVLPYLSDELVVEVSKYDSVDKIPKETVYDVAAFMASQQFQEVFGDIIPKEFAEKALKFLSKYKFLTKIGKKLVAMYEGMNKSKRMADD, encoded by the coding sequence ATGGAAGTAGCAAGGCGTAACAACGGCTTccgcaaggttgccaagtgGATTGCTGGTGCCCTTGTTGTGGCAGGTGCTGCCACTGGAGGTGTTGATGGAGGATTGTTATCTTTCGTTAAGAATGCTGTGTTGGGAAATAAGGAAGCAACAACATTTGATCCTGATCACATCGGATTTGTCAGTTCTACTGGGAAAACATACACGAATGAAGACATTGCAAAGTTAGTCGACCCAACTTTTGTCTACGatcaatatgttgaatCGATTGAAAATGACTCAGCTATGGATGAGGAATTCCAGCGTAGAATGGACGCCAAGAGGTACTCTATGTGGTTGATTGATGAAATTGTCCAAAGACTTCCTGAGGATCTTGCGAATGAAGCCGCACCTTATGTTTCATTTGACAGCATGCCGGAGGATTTGGCTGCAAGAGTTAACCAACAGGTGTACGATGCTGTTCTCCCATATTTATCTGACGAATTGGTTGTAGAAGTTAGTAAATATGACTCTGTAGACAAAATCCCCAAGGAGACAGTTTACGATGTTGCTGCTTTCATGGCAAGTCAACAGTTCCAGGAAGTTTTCGGTGATATAATTCCCAAGGAGTTCGCTGAGAAGGCTCTGAAATTTTTATCAAAGTACAAGTTCCTAACCAAAATTGGTAAAAAGTTGGTTGCAATGTACGAGGGCATGAACAAATCCAAACGAATGGCAGATGATTGA